The Aureispira anguillae genome contains a region encoding:
- a CDS encoding alpha/beta hydrolase → MQPHQIKFPRTAHYYTLGHPSPKIKKFFLVFHGYGQLASRFIHKFDDLGEDCLIVAPEGFSRFYWNEAKGIVGASWMTKADRLSEIEDYCNYIEHLYFHYKNQLSEEVEINILGFSQGGATALRWIERNRPQFDNLILWGAGFPTDLTYLPMEKYLAHKKLYVVYGRQDEYLSSKRLQEQQAFTKAQKLNFKMIWFEGKHVINRTVLQDLVDQL, encoded by the coding sequence ATGCAACCACATCAAATTAAATTCCCTCGTACAGCGCATTATTATACATTAGGTCACCCCTCTCCTAAGATCAAAAAATTCTTTTTAGTCTTTCATGGCTATGGGCAATTGGCCAGTCGTTTTATTCATAAGTTTGATGACTTGGGAGAAGACTGTTTGATTGTTGCGCCAGAGGGCTTTTCTCGTTTTTACTGGAATGAAGCGAAAGGAATTGTTGGGGCATCTTGGATGACCAAAGCAGATCGTTTGTCCGAAATCGAGGATTATTGTAATTATATAGAGCATCTCTATTTTCATTACAAAAACCAACTGTCTGAAGAAGTAGAAATTAATATTTTGGGGTTTTCTCAAGGAGGTGCTACTGCTCTGCGATGGATTGAGCGCAACCGTCCTCAATTTGACAACCTTATTCTATGGGGAGCAGGCTTTCCTACAGACCTAACGTATTTGCCAATGGAGAAATACTTAGCCCATAAAAAACTCTATGTTGTCTATGGGCGGCAAGATGAATACCTAAGTTCTAAACGCCTTCAAGAGCAACAAGCATTTACAAAAGCACAAAAGCTTAATTTTAAAATGATCTGGTTTGAGGGGAAACATGTAATCAATAGAACCGTTCTACAGGATCTTGTCGATCAACTTTAG